Proteins from one Rosa chinensis cultivar Old Blush chromosome 7, RchiOBHm-V2, whole genome shotgun sequence genomic window:
- the LOC112176186 gene encoding stemmadenine O-acetyltransferase isoform X1, with product MRMKIEVEVISQDTIKPSSPTPPHLRRHQLSFLDQLAPHTYISFLYFYSLPNTHNHTQISTHLKTSLSKTLTQYYPLAGRVKFNLFVDCNDHGIPFYQARVKSHSLSDAITNPSLSELTNLLPFKPDEVTDIALGVQLNLFPCGGIAIGLCISHRVADALSYFTFVRNWASTAACGNAFVDVEFSAASIFPPKNMDGYNGVPIPKKNDIVSKRFVFDGSKIEALRAKYAESIRLKTKKPPSRVEALSAFLWNRFLAAARKEEESRSLRRLYTVVYVMDLRSRFNPPLPQNRFGNYYRAATATPILVDGEEIGGLVRQVIEEIENIDNKYMRKFQEGYKEHFDFLRRRMERAAKGELVTLTFSSVRRFPIYEADFGLGKPAWVNMASMRISNQIIFMDTKMGDGIESYFNFKEEDIAKFELDSEFLELISPIGNVKQNPFAHL from the coding sequence ATGAGGATGAAGATAGAAGTCGAAGTAATCTCCCAAGATACCATAAAACCTTCATCTCCCACCCCTCCCCATCTCCGCCGTCACCAGCTCTCCTTTCTCGACCAGTTGGCTCCCCACACCTACATCTCTTTCCTCTACTTCTACTCCCTCCCCAACACCCACAACCACACTCAAATCTCCACCCACCTCAAGACgtctctctccaaaaccctgaCCCAGTACTACCCACTAGCCGGCCGAGTCAAGTTCAACCTCTTTGTGGATTGCAACGACCATGGAATCCCCTTCTACCAAGCTCGAGTCAAATCCCACTCCCTCTCTGATGCCATCACCAATCCCTCCCTCTCCGAATTGACCAACTTGTTGCCTTTCAAGCCCGACGAGGTCACAGATATAGCTCTCGGAGTTCAACTCAATCTGTTTCCGTGTGGAGGAATTGCTATTGGGTTGTGCATTTCGCATCGAGTTGCAGATGCCTTGTCTTATTTCACGTTTGTTAGGAACTGGGCATCAACTGCTGCTTGTGGAAATGCCTTTGTGGATGTGGAATTCTCGGCAGCTTCTATTTTCCCTCCAAAGAATATGGATGGGTATAACGGCGTTCCTATTCCGAAAAAGAATGACATTGTGAGCAAGAGGTTTGTGTTTGATGGGTCGAAGATCGAAGCTTTACGAGCAAAGTATGCGGAGAGCATCAGACTGAAGACCAAGAAACCGCCGTCTCGCGTTGAGGCATTGTCTGCATTCTTGTGGAACAGGTTTTTGGCCGCGgctagaaaagaagaagaatcaagaaGTTTGAGAAGGCTGTACACGGTTGTGTATGTTATGGATCTTCGTTCGAGGTTCAACCCACCTCTGCCGCAGAATAGATTTGGGAACTATTACCGGGCAGCCACTGCAACTCCAATATTGGTTGATGGGGAGGAGATTGGCGGTCTTGTGAGGCAGGTGATTGAggaaatagagaacattgacAATAAGTATATGAGGAAATTTCAAGAGGGCTATAAGGAACATTTTGATTTCCTGAGGAGAAGGATGGAAAGGGCTGCAAAAGGAGAGCTGGTTACACTAACGTTTTCGAGTGTTCGCAGGTTTCCAATTTATGAGGCTGATTTTGGTTTGGGGAAGCCCGCATGGGTGAACATGGCTTCCATGAGAATCAGCAACCAGATAATTTTCATGGACACCAAAATGG
- the LOC112176185 gene encoding uncharacterized protein LOC112176185 isoform X2 yields the protein MEAQRPLRDSYYFRSSDFSRCGEGINKLDVNELAFILSRLTIKDAAAARLVSPQWARAFYMYFSRISMLNFKWNEALLYFCNKPLKSRHRESHNYVDWVNNVLEKHDGGKIKQFSVCFDLDCRFTSSIDRWIQFAMEREVEELELEFLLTQGHKFQDSYIFPHQLLGISHLSGPGCHNTYPPRWEACEDCITSASSFCRPHLDLPTGGGFKCLKVLHLENVDVDGQVVEYFLSNCRALEGLSITGAIHLLTLTVAAPSAPSLRYLVVKNCLRVTSITICNSHLCSFIYKGMSMHLQLDNVPSLVEVCLHQADSKTSDFAALAFDQLSSHLFQLHTLMLDVQFNAPLYLSAFACAVPKLPNLQHLDLVILADDLWSLRRLAAFLRASPHLKKLVLQLQFYPIKGELYNDVQCPHDHLRVVEIVGYRVSKKATQHLMFLIENAAALEKVVIDPACRWLHHRTGAYRSFIEVKEEGEARDHAMLQLKEIIPPTVEFVCL from the exons ATGGAAGCGCAACGACCGCTCCGAGATTCATACTATTTTCGATCTTCAGACTTTTCTCGATGCGGG GAAGGAATCAATAAGTTGGATGTCAATGAGCTTGCTTTTATACTGTCTCGGTTAACGATCAAGGATGCAGCAGCAGCTAGGCTTGTTTCTCCCCAATGGGCCCGTGCCTTTTATATGTATTTCTCTAGAATTAGCATGCTCAATTTCAAATGGAATGAAGCTTTGCTCTACTTCTGTAACAAGCCTCTGAAATCAAGACACAGGGAGAGCCACAACTACGTGGATTGGGTTAATAATGTGCTGGAGAAGCATGACGGTGGAAAAATCAAACAGTTTAGTGTCTGCTTTGACCTGGATTGTCGTTTTACCAGCTCCATTGATAGATGGATCCAATTTGCAATGGAAAGAGAGGTCGAAGAGCTCGAGCTGGAGTTTCTGCTTACCCAAGGTCATAAATTCCAAGATTCCTACATATTTCCTCATCAACTATTGGGAATCTCTCACCTTTCTGGTCCAGGCTGCCATAATACATATCCACCCCGTTGGGAAGCATGTGAGGATTGCATCACTAgtgcttcttctttttgcagGCCTCACCTTGATCTCCCAACTGGAGGAGGATTTAAGTGCCTCAAAGTTCTTCACCTGGAAAACGTAGATGTGGATGGACAAGTTGTCGAGTATTTTCTGTCCAACTGTCGTGCCCTTGAAGGGCTGTCCATCACTGGTGCAATTCATTTGCTCACCTTAACAGTCGCAGCTCCCTCTGCACCTTCTTTAAGGTATCTAGTGGTCAAGAACTGTCTTCGGGTCACAAGCATTACCATCTGCAACTCCCACCTTTGTTCCTTCATTTACAAAGGCATGTCTATGCACTTGCAACTTGACAATGTGCCTTCTCTTGTTGAGGTCTGCCTTCATCAAGCCGACTCCAAAACCTCTGACTTTGCCGCTCTTGCCTTCGATCAGCTTTCCTCCCATCTCTTTCAGCTACACACACTCATGCTTGATGTTCAGTTCAACGCACCG TTGTATCTCAGTGCGTTTGCTTGTGCGGTTCCCAAGTTGCCAAACCTCCAGCATTTGGACTTGGTTATTCTAGCTGATGATCTATGGAGCCTTCGTCGATTAGCTGCTTTCCTCCGGGCGTCTCCACACTTGAAGAAACTTGTGCTCCAG CTGCAATTCTACCCAATCAAAGGAGAGTTGTATAATGATGTGCAGTGTCCACATGACCATCTCAGGGTAGTGGAAATTGTAGGGTATCGTGTTTCCAAAAAGGCTACTCAACATCTCATGTTCTTGATCGAGAATGCTGCTGCATTGGAGAAAGTTGTCATTGATCCTGCTTGCCGCTGGCTCCATCATCGCACTGGGGCATACAGGAGTTTTATAGAGGTCAAGGAGGAAGGAGAGGCAAGAGACCATGCTATGCTACAGCTTAAAGAAATAATCCCTCCAACTGTTGAATTTGTATGCTTGTAG
- the LOC112176185 gene encoding uncharacterized protein LOC112176185 isoform X1 gives MEAQRPLRDSYYFRSSDFSRCGKEGINKLDVNELAFILSRLTIKDAAAARLVSPQWARAFYMYFSRISMLNFKWNEALLYFCNKPLKSRHRESHNYVDWVNNVLEKHDGGKIKQFSVCFDLDCRFTSSIDRWIQFAMEREVEELELEFLLTQGHKFQDSYIFPHQLLGISHLSGPGCHNTYPPRWEACEDCITSASSFCRPHLDLPTGGGFKCLKVLHLENVDVDGQVVEYFLSNCRALEGLSITGAIHLLTLTVAAPSAPSLRYLVVKNCLRVTSITICNSHLCSFIYKGMSMHLQLDNVPSLVEVCLHQADSKTSDFAALAFDQLSSHLFQLHTLMLDVQFNAPLYLSAFACAVPKLPNLQHLDLVILADDLWSLRRLAAFLRASPHLKKLVLQLQFYPIKGELYNDVQCPHDHLRVVEIVGYRVSKKATQHLMFLIENAAALEKVVIDPACRWLHHRTGAYRSFIEVKEEGEARDHAMLQLKEIIPPTVEFVCL, from the exons ATGGAAGCGCAACGACCGCTCCGAGATTCATACTATTTTCGATCTTCAGACTTTTCTCGATGCGGG AAGGAAGGAATCAATAAGTTGGATGTCAATGAGCTTGCTTTTATACTGTCTCGGTTAACGATCAAGGATGCAGCAGCAGCTAGGCTTGTTTCTCCCCAATGGGCCCGTGCCTTTTATATGTATTTCTCTAGAATTAGCATGCTCAATTTCAAATGGAATGAAGCTTTGCTCTACTTCTGTAACAAGCCTCTGAAATCAAGACACAGGGAGAGCCACAACTACGTGGATTGGGTTAATAATGTGCTGGAGAAGCATGACGGTGGAAAAATCAAACAGTTTAGTGTCTGCTTTGACCTGGATTGTCGTTTTACCAGCTCCATTGATAGATGGATCCAATTTGCAATGGAAAGAGAGGTCGAAGAGCTCGAGCTGGAGTTTCTGCTTACCCAAGGTCATAAATTCCAAGATTCCTACATATTTCCTCATCAACTATTGGGAATCTCTCACCTTTCTGGTCCAGGCTGCCATAATACATATCCACCCCGTTGGGAAGCATGTGAGGATTGCATCACTAgtgcttcttctttttgcagGCCTCACCTTGATCTCCCAACTGGAGGAGGATTTAAGTGCCTCAAAGTTCTTCACCTGGAAAACGTAGATGTGGATGGACAAGTTGTCGAGTATTTTCTGTCCAACTGTCGTGCCCTTGAAGGGCTGTCCATCACTGGTGCAATTCATTTGCTCACCTTAACAGTCGCAGCTCCCTCTGCACCTTCTTTAAGGTATCTAGTGGTCAAGAACTGTCTTCGGGTCACAAGCATTACCATCTGCAACTCCCACCTTTGTTCCTTCATTTACAAAGGCATGTCTATGCACTTGCAACTTGACAATGTGCCTTCTCTTGTTGAGGTCTGCCTTCATCAAGCCGACTCCAAAACCTCTGACTTTGCCGCTCTTGCCTTCGATCAGCTTTCCTCCCATCTCTTTCAGCTACACACACTCATGCTTGATGTTCAGTTCAACGCACCG TTGTATCTCAGTGCGTTTGCTTGTGCGGTTCCCAAGTTGCCAAACCTCCAGCATTTGGACTTGGTTATTCTAGCTGATGATCTATGGAGCCTTCGTCGATTAGCTGCTTTCCTCCGGGCGTCTCCACACTTGAAGAAACTTGTGCTCCAG CTGCAATTCTACCCAATCAAAGGAGAGTTGTATAATGATGTGCAGTGTCCACATGACCATCTCAGGGTAGTGGAAATTGTAGGGTATCGTGTTTCCAAAAAGGCTACTCAACATCTCATGTTCTTGATCGAGAATGCTGCTGCATTGGAGAAAGTTGTCATTGATCCTGCTTGCCGCTGGCTCCATCATCGCACTGGGGCATACAGGAGTTTTATAGAGGTCAAGGAGGAAGGAGAGGCAAGAGACCATGCTATGCTACAGCTTAAAGAAATAATCCCTCCAACTGTTGAATTTGTATGCTTGTAG
- the LOC112177403 gene encoding uncharacterized protein LOC112177403 translates to MARLTNEEDDDMMKAVFNLCHMKHVLVDSTKDIQILEDTNRKCLSQISTKDKRKTLLIKEQGDECIVNVAQGLHRNQRLQQDPKRKALQVTGQEAIYAGQGLTNSNVCQGLFYGNYAPPNLPPVPRLRQFIEICSQPFEKQLTFSDVKDDQSRLAMSKEDVQKRLMPLLNENEDLRRGIQVTTYDLDGKEYPMVFKIWVEKIHVLTEGWKAFCHDHKLVEKQDFVTVWMFRNAATGSLCFVIDLRRLPVLETIKRRRTRRN, encoded by the coding sequence ATGGCTAGGCTGACCAATGAAGAAGACGATGATATGATGAAGGCCGTTTTTAATCTTTGTCATATGAAGCATGTGCTTGTTGATTCTACAAAAGACATACAGATATTGGAGGATACTAACCGCAAGTGTCTTAGTCAAATTAGTACTAAAGACAAACGAAAAACATTATTAATCAAAGAACAAGGAGATGAATGCATTGTTAATGTTGCCCAAGGCTTGCATAGAAACCAACGACTACAACAGGATCCTAAGAGAAAAGCTTTGCAAGTCACAGGACAAGAAGCCATTTATGCTGGACAAGGCTTAACAAACTCAAACGTATGTCAAGGTTTGTTCTATGGAAACTATGCCCCTCCTAATCTCCCACCAGTCCCACGCCTACGACAATTTATTGAAATTTGCAGTCAGCCGTTTGAGAAGCAATTAACATTTAGTGATGTGAAGGATGACCAATCAAGGCTAGCTATGAGCAAAGAGGATGTCCAAAAGCGCCTAATGCCATTGTTGAATGAGAATGAAGATCTTAGACGAGGAATCCAAGTCACAACTTATGACTTGGATGGTAAAGAGTATCCCATGGTGTTCAAAATTTGGGTGGAAAAGATTCATGTCTTGACCGAAGGATGGAAAGCTTTTTGCCATGATCATAAGCTGGTTGAGAAGCAAGATTTTGTGACCGTATGGATGTTTCGAAATGCTGCAACCGGTagcctttgctttgtaattgatttgagAAGGCTGCCAGTGCTTGAAACCATcaagagaagaagaacaaggcGAAATTGA
- the LOC112177015 gene encoding L-type lectin-domain containing receptor kinase S.1, whose product MRSLPLLLLLFQVLSPTLALDFLFNSFSNISNATDLTLINDARLDASTVRLTNDSVQWSLGRLFHTTKLTMRPNSTSTSLASFSTSFVFSDLPQIASSPGFGLCFVLSNSTSPPNALASQYFGLFSNAQVQVVAPLLAVEFDTGRNTEFNDPDGNHIGIDLNRVISEVTTPAGYYNSTGGFVPVQMRSGENVRTWIEFDGDNLEINVTVAPANLPRPTLPTLSFKDPRIANYVSSEMFVGFSASKTEWIEAQRILAWSFSDTGVAKEINVTNLPVFKLEASSKSLPMGAIAGITIGCVLFVVTLAYGVYLYWRKKKLEDEEDDEIEDWEMEYWPHRFSNEELSEATGGFSKDQLLGSGGFGKVYRGVLSNKTEIAVKCVNHDSKQGLREFMAEISSMGRLQHKNLVQMRGWCRKGNQLMLVYDYMPNGSLNRWIFDRPKKVLGWGQRRRVLADVAEGLNYLHHGWDQVVVHRDVKSSNILLDLEMRGRLGDFGLAKLYEHGEVPNTTRVVGTMGYLAPELATIASPTAATDVYSFGVVLLEVACGRRPIEMGAEEEEEAVLIDWVRELYSKGRVREAADQRIKGEYDEEEVEVVLKLGLACCHPDPHKRPSMKEIAAILVGETVSEPAPAALLSELVRGEGGDGAGIEEESGEVAFQPQHSV is encoded by the coding sequence ACGCCACCGACTTGACTCTCATCAACGACGCCAGGCTCGACGCCTCCACCGTCCGCCTCACAAACGACTCCGTTCAATGGTCCCTCGGCCGCCTCTTCCACACCACCAAGCTCACCATGAGACCTAATTCCACCTCCACTTCCCTCGCTTCCTTTTCAACCTCCTTCGTCTTCTCCGATCTCCCCCAAATCGCTTCCAGCCCAGGCTTCGGCCTCTGCTTCGTCCTCTCCAACTCCACCTCTCCCCCTAACGCCCTCGCCAGCCAGTACTTCGGCCTCTTCTCAAACGCCCAGGTTCAGGTCGTGGCTCCCTTACTCGCCGTCGAATTCGACACGGGCCGAAACACCGAGTTCAACGATCCCGACGGAAACCACATCGGAATCGACCTCAACAGAGTCATATCGGAGGTCACTACGCCCGCCGGCTACTACAATTCCACCGGCGGCTTCGTTCCGGTTCAGATGCGGAGCGGCGAGAACGTCCGGACTTGGATCGAATTCGACGGTGATAATCTCGAAATCAACGTCACCGTGGCTCCGGCTAATCTGCCACGGCCGACTCTGCCTACGCTGAGCTTCAAAGACCCAAGGATTGCCAACTACGTGTCGTCCGAGATGTTCGTTGGGTTTTCGGCGTCGAAAACGGAGTGGATTGAGGCGCAGAGAATTTTGGCTTGGAGTTTCAGTGACACTGGTGTTGCTAAAGAGATCAACGTGACCAATTTGCCTGTTTTCAAGCTCGAGGCTTCTTCCAAATCCTTGCCTATGGGAGCCATTGCTGGTATTACAATAGGTTGCGTTTTGTTTGTGGTGACTTTAGCGTATGGAGTCTACTTGtattggaggaagaagaagctggAGGATGAAGAGGATGATGAGATTGAGGATTGGGAGATGGAGTATTGGCCTCATCGATTTTCGAATGAAGAGCTGAGCGAGGCTACTGGTGGATTTTCAAAAGATCAGCTTTTGGGTTCGGGTGGATTTGGGAAGGTTTACAGAGGAGTTTTATCGAACAAGACAGAGATAGCAGTGAAATGTGTGAACCATGATTCGAAGCAGGGGTTGAGAGAATTTATGGCTGAGATTTCGAGCATGGGGAGACTGCAGCATAAGAATTTGGTCCAAATGCGAGGGTGGTGCAGAAAAGGAAACCAGCTCATGCTTGTGTATGACTACATGCCTAATGGGAGCCTCAACAGGTGGATTTTCGACAGGCCGAAGAAGGTTTTGGGCTGGGGGCAACGGCGGCGTGTGTTGGCAGACGTGGCGGAGGGGCTGAACTATCTGCACCACGGCTGGGACCAAGTGGTGGTTCATAGAGACGTTAAGTCGAGCAATATATTGCTGGACTTGGAAATGAGAGGTAGGCTTGGTGATTTTGGATTGGCCAAGCTGTATGAGCACGGTGAAGTGCCTAATACCACTCGTGTGGTTGGCACGATGGGGTACTTGGCGCCGGAGCTGGCTACCATAGCGTCACCAACAGCAGCGACTGATGTGTATAGCTTTGGAGTGGTGTTGTTGGAAGTGGCGTGTGGAAGAAGGCCTATTGAAATGGgggcagaggaggaggaggaggcagtGCTGATCGATTGGGTGAGGGAGTTGTATTCAAAAGGGAGGGTGAGAGAGGCGGCGGACCAGAGAATTAAAGGGGAGTATGatgaggaggaggtggaggttgtATTGAAGCTTGGGTTGGCTTGTTGTCATCCTGATCCTCACAAAAGGCCTAGCATGAAGGAAATTGCGGCAATTTTGGTCGGCGAGACAGTGTCCGAGCCAGCTCCTGCCGCATTGTTATCAGAACTGGTACGCGGCGAGGGTGGTGATGGGGCCGGCATCGAGGAAGAATCCGGGGAAGTGGCATTCCAACCCCAGCATTCAGTGTGA